In Pseudochaenichthys georgianus unplaced genomic scaffold, fPseGeo1.2 scaffold_424_arrow_ctg1, whole genome shotgun sequence, one genomic interval encodes:
- the LOC117442395 gene encoding uncharacterized protein encodes MAAVMHNFKPYPSDRDVGMAAEALVTAHPCLKELGSVSGWYGWKIFLKFKMGNYRTKLARSGCVEVAVNSGKRSINNPDKDHPHSKIKRARRAEVNYLPNFPRGENQTSLEEMRIQILQEVEKSEKNLILIEKLMQMTFALRRQEIVQENPLVRDFLEKWPALRMESQVSAEFQRITNVNLRNQFFSELDRHTLRLIALYRQKAARTGKVSEALREILRICDLQEVQDVHMKRNAALRALPLYLREEDPEFFKSWSAEEVDRPDITNTPVAIVSMVTEGTPSEVDLSPASTAILVEGDFVISNIPRMADSFALLFGLMYVLHLDYPKKLINTFTFIQKVLMGLDDGKPLKPCLLNLKNDLLLRE; translated from the exons ATGGCTGCAGTGATGCACAACTTCAAACCTTACCCAAGTGACAGGGACGTGGGTATGGCAGCGGAGGCTCTTGTAACGGCTCATCCATGTCTTAAAGAGCTTGGAAGTGTTAGTGGATGGTACGGATGGAAGATTTTCCTGAAGTTTAAGATGGGGAATTATCGTACCAAGTTGGCCAGATCTGGATGTGTGGAGGTGGCTGTCAACTCAGGCAAAAGGAGCATCAACAACCCTGACAAAGATCACCCCCACTCGAAAATAAAAAGAGCCAGACgagctgaagtgaattaccttccAAACTTTCCCAGAGGAGAAAACCAGACCAGTCTTGAAGAAATGAGAATCCAGATTTTGCAGGAAGTTGAGAAAAGTGAGAAGAACCTCATCTTAATAGAAAAGCTCATGCAGATGACTTTTGCCCTTCGTCGCCAGGAGATCGTTCAAGAAAATCCCTTGGTCAGGGACTTTTTAGAGAAATGGCCGGCCCTCCGGATGGAATCACAG GTTTCTGCTGAGTTTCAACGAATCACAAACGTCAACCTACGGAACCAGTTCTTTTCTGAACTAGACAGACACACCCTGCGACTGATTGCCTTGTACAGGCAGAAGGCGGCACGCACTGGCAAGGTATCTGAGGCCCTGCGTGAAATCCTAAGGATTTGTGATCTCCAG GAAGTACAGGATGTCCACATGAAACGCAATGCAGCCCTTCGAGCCCTCCCATTATACCTGCGTGAGGAGGACCCAGAGTTCTTCAAGTCTTGGAGC GCAGAGGAGGTGGACCGGCCAGACATCACCAACACACCGGTTGCTATTGTCAGCATGGTCACTGAGGGCACTCCAAGTGAAGTTGATCTCAGTCCGGCAAGTACTGCTATTCTGGTGGAAGGTGATTTCGTCATCAGCAATATCCCCAGGATGGCGGATTCCTTTGCATTGTTGTTCGGCTTGATGTACGTGTTACATTTGGACTACCCCAAGAAACTCATCAACACTTTCACTTTCATACAGAAAGTGCTCATGGGCCTTGATGATGGTAAACCACTGAAACCCTGCCTACTCAATCTAAAAAATGACCTGTTACTGAGAGAGTAG